CGCTACGATGAGGCGGCCGATCGCTTCGCCGAAGCCCTTGCAGAGGCGCCGGCGCGGCTCGACGCCCTGGCCGGCCTCGGCATCGCTCGGTATAAGCTCGGGGCGTGGGACGCGGCGACGGACGCCTTGCAGCGCGTGGTCGCTCGTGAACCTGACCGGGCCGAGGCGCGACTCTACCTCGGCCTCAGCCACCTTCGAAAGGGCGAGGACGGCCCGGCTGAAGAGCAGCTGAGGGCCCTGCTGGGCCTGAAGCCCCATCCCCGGATCGCCGCCCAGATCAACCGGGCCCTGAGCGTGATCCGGGGCGACGTGCTCTCAGACGAGCTGCGGCGGTTCCTCGCGGCGAGCCTGGAGGACGAGGCGGACTGGGAGCGAGAGCTGCGCGAGGCGCGGTTGGAGCAGCGCCTGCGTGTGGACCCGTTCTGGCCGCGGGGGATCTTGCATTGCTTCAGCACCCGACACGGGCGGCTGATCTGCCTCTGATGACCGCCCGGTGTCCGTTCTGTGAAGCTGTCCATCCCGTCCCGGCAGCCGTGGAACGCGCCAACCATCAGCTCGACTGCCCGTGCGGGGCCACCGGGCTCCTCTGCGCCGCCTCCACGGAGCCCGAGACCGCCCAGCGCCTGGTTGCGAGAGGGCTCTGGGACACGAAGGCGGACGTGCTTGACCGAACGCTCAGCATTGTCTGGGCCAAGGAGCGGCCGCGCCGGAGAGCGCCGGAGCCTCTTGGCTCGATCCAACCCTGATCGCGGCGTCCGGGGCGGGGCTTCTCCGCTTGGCGAGAAGCAACCCCGCCCCGTCGCGGGCACGGCATGGCCTACCGAGGCTTCTTTGCCGCGCACGGATTGATCGTCTTGGCCTCTTCGGCGGTCAGGGTCTTCGCCCTCTCAGGGTGGAGGACCTTCGCCGCGCACGGGTTCAGGGTCTTGGCGGCGCACGGGTTTAGGGTCTTCGCCGCACAGGGATTCAGCGTCTTGGCGGCGCACGGGTTCAGGGTCTTCGCGGCGCACGGGTTTAGGGTCTTCGCCGCACAGGGATTCAGCGTCTTGGCGGCGCACGGGTTTAGGGTCTTCGCGGCGCACGGGTTCAGGGTCTTCGCCGCACAGGGATTCAGCGTCTTGGCGGCGCACGGGTTCAGGGTCTTGGCGGCGCACGGGTTAATCGTTTTCTCGGCGCAGGGGTTGAGCCCCTTGACGTGTTTGGCCAGTCGGACCTGCTGCGCGTGAACTCCGACCGCAGGCGTGAGGACCAAGACGACGGCGAAAAGGATCACGCTCAACACGGCAACCTCAGGTCTCCATCTCATTCCTCGTCACCTCCTTCCCTTTGAGAATCGGCCGCTTGAGCTACCGGGGCAGCTCGCGCGCATTATTGGGCGAGGCCAAACAATCTGTCTATGAACCCTTTCACCTTTTAACCAGCGAGAGCAGCTTCTTTCAAGGCGCCGGGGCACACCATACAACTCATTGATTTCAAAGAACATGTTCCCCCATCGCTCGCGCCCATATCCCGTTTGCCTCTCGCGCGCCATAGTGAAGCCTCTGGTCAGCCTCGTCGAGATGTAAAAAAAAAGAGGATGAAAACCACGAGTTCCAAAGTGCGACGCACAAAAGAGGGGTACACTGCCTCCGGTGGGAAGTGCCCGCCGGGCCAGGGATCCTCGACTAGCCAGCTTCGGGGTGGAACGCGGGCATGGCCGGCGGCAGAGGCGGCAGCTCCCAGCCACCTGTGGCCCGGGGTCTCACCTCGCGGTCGACCCGCACGTCGAGTACGGCCGGCTTCCCGGCGGCCAGCGCCGCCTCGAGGGCCGGCGCGAAGTCGCCGGGCTTCTCCACCCGGACGCCTTCGGCGCCAAACGCACGGGCCAGCATGACGAAGTCGGGGGAACACAGCTCCCCGGTCGCCTCGAGCGCGAAGGTGGTGGCGATCTCGCGACCGCCAAAGAACCCGAGCTGGAGGTCACGGATTGAAACGTAGCCGTAGTTGTTCCAAATGACCCAGACAGCCGGGATGTTGTACTCCACCGCGGTCGCCAGGATGTGAGGCGCCATCAGGAACCCCCCGTCGCCCGCGACGCAGACGGCGGGACGCTCGGGCGCGGCCAGCTTCGCCCCCAGCACGCCACAGACGGCAAAGCCCATCCCGCCGAACCCCCAGGACTGAAGCAGCGTGCCAGGCCGGCGACACTCCAGCTCCTGGACCAGCCAGTTGTGGTGGACGCCGACGTCGGCAAGCACGATCGTCTCGTCCGCGAGCACCCTGCGCAGGTCGGCGACGAGCCGCTCGGGTCGGATCGGCACCGCGTCCGACGCATGGTGGGGCTTCCGAGCCTCCTCCCACAGCCGCTTCCATCCGGCGATCTCGGCATGCCACTCGGGCGCCGCAGCGCGCCGGCCACCCCGGCTCTCGAGGAGGGCTGACATCTGGCGCAGCACCTGGCGAGCGTCGCCCAGGATGCCGACCGTCGCGGGGAAGTTCCGCCCCAGCTCCTCCGGATCCAGGTCCACGTGGATCAGCCGAGTCGGCGGGATCCGGTACGAGACGCCCGGAAGCCACGCGCTGCTCGCCCGATCGTCGAACCGGGTGCCCAGGGCCAGCAGCACATCGCACGAGCGGCCTGCCTGGTTCGCGGTGTAGGTCCCGTTCCGCCCGAGGGCGCCGAGGGCCAACGGGTGCCGCTCGTCGAACACGCCCTTCGCCAGGGGCGTTGTGGCCACCGGGATCTGAAGTCGCTCCGCCAGCCGCCGAAGCTCCGCCGCCCCGTCGGCGGCGACGACGCCGTTGCCCGCGACGATGAGCGGCCGGGCGGCGTGAAGCAGGAGGTCCAGCGCCTCCGCCACCGCCTCGGGATTCCCGGCAGCAGCGCTGCGCAGGCCCGCCCGCCAGGCGCCCGGATCGGGCGCCTCCACGTCGGCTTCTTCAACGAACACGTTCAACGGCACGTCGAGGTTCACCGGGCCCGGCCGGCCGGTGAGCATCTCGCGGAAGGCGTCGCGGAGGGCGACCGGGAGCATATCCACGCGCGTGGCCTGGTAGGCGCGCTTGACGTAGGGCCGCAGCACGTTGGGGAACTCCGCCTGGTAGTGGCGGTAGGTTTCCTGGAAGGCCCCGCGGTTGAACTGCTGGGTCGGGACATTGCCGGTGATGACGAAGATCGCCGAGGAATCGAGCGAGGCGCAGGCCACCGCCATGGGCAGATTCGCCGATCCCGGACCGCATGACGTGAACGTCGCCAGCGGCGTCCTGGCCACCCGGTAGTACACGTCCGCGATATGGCCCGCTGCCGGCTCGTGATGGACAGAAATCGTCTTGATTTCGCTCTGGCGTCGGTAC
Above is a window of Candidatus Rokuibacteriota bacterium DNA encoding:
- a CDS encoding tetratricopeptide repeat protein, with the protein product MQSRALALAVLLGAAALAGCATAYGRGVSALGLGRYDEAADRFAEALAEAPARLDALAGLGIARYKLGAWDAATDALQRVVAREPDRAEARLYLGLSHLRKGEDGPAEEQLRALLGLKPHPRIAAQINRALSVIRGDVLSDELRRFLAASLEDEADWERELREARLEQRLRVDPFWPRGILHCFSTRHGRLICL
- a CDS encoding thiamine pyrophosphate-binding protein: MATYRGADLIVDYLIREGVPYAVGVCGHGNIGLLDALYRRQSEIKTISVHHEPAAGHIADVYYRVARTPLATFTSCGPGSANLPMAVACASLDSSAIFVITGNVPTQQFNRGAFQETYRHYQAEFPNVLRPYVKRAYQATRVDMLPVALRDAFREMLTGRPGPVNLDVPLNVFVEEADVEAPDPGAWRAGLRSAAAGNPEAVAEALDLLLHAARPLIVAGNGVVAADGAAELRRLAERLQIPVATTPLAKGVFDERHPLALGALGRNGTYTANQAGRSCDVLLALGTRFDDRASSAWLPGVSYRIPPTRLIHVDLDPEELGRNFPATVGILGDARQVLRQMSALLESRGGRRAAAPEWHAEIAGWKRLWEEARKPHHASDAVPIRPERLVADLRRVLADETIVLADVGVHHNWLVQELECRRPGTLLQSWGFGGMGFAVCGVLGAKLAAPERPAVCVAGDGGFLMAPHILATAVEYNIPAVWVIWNNYGYVSIRDLQLGFFGGREIATTFALEATGELCSPDFVMLARAFGAEGVRVEKPGDFAPALEAALAAGKPAVLDVRVDREVRPRATGGWELPPLPPAMPAFHPEAG